The Streptomyces camelliae genome window below encodes:
- a CDS encoding 5-carboxymethyl-2-hydroxymuconate Delta-isomerase produces the protein MPYLTVDYSSHLAGTFDRAALVKELHPLVVEESGTRGVCKTLFRPVETYVGDRPCEEAAFVHVDVGLMPGRPEALKARLSEGVLALLEKHLRVEGVPPDAVFSVEVRDLTGSYRLSPSAR, from the coding sequence ATGCCGTACCTCACCGTCGACTACTCCTCCCACCTGGCCGGAACCTTCGACCGGGCGGCCCTGGTGAAGGAGTTGCATCCGCTCGTGGTCGAGGAGTCCGGTACGAGGGGTGTGTGCAAGACACTGTTCCGGCCGGTGGAGACGTACGTCGGGGACCGGCCGTGCGAGGAGGCGGCCTTTGTGCACGTCGACGTGGGGCTCATGCCCGGTCGTCCCGAGGCGCTGAAGGCGCGGCTGTCCGAGGGGGTGCTCGCGCTGTTGGAGAAGCATCTACGGGTCGAGGGCGTACCTCCGGACGCGGTCTTCTCGGTGGAGGTGCGCGACCTCACCGGCTCCTACCGGCTCTCGCCGTCCGCGCGCTGA
- a CDS encoding DUF4255 domain-containing protein, whose product MIHEVDEALRGLLGESGLAASGVEIVFDAPTRDWAARRTAPTVCVFLYDIREDATRRGSGAGEVYDADGYVVARRTPPRWYELTYLVTAWASRPQDEHRLLSQVLALLAAADALPDRHLTGSLAELGLTVSLDTAGATLDAPAASDVWSALGGELKASLGVRVRAPLAGTSRAAAPPVTEGLVVRSAQGRREGEDGAPVPGRRLRYDGVSDPGPEEGFAGPRERRPAPARRRRGGRQP is encoded by the coding sequence ATGATCCACGAGGTCGACGAGGCGCTGCGCGGCCTGCTCGGCGAGTCCGGGCTGGCGGCGTCCGGGGTCGAGATCGTCTTCGACGCGCCGACCCGCGACTGGGCGGCCCGCCGCACCGCCCCCACCGTCTGCGTCTTCCTGTACGACATCCGGGAGGACGCGACCCGGCGCGGCAGCGGCGCCGGGGAGGTGTACGACGCGGACGGGTATGTGGTGGCGCGGCGCACCCCGCCGCGCTGGTACGAGCTGACGTACCTGGTCACGGCGTGGGCGAGCCGCCCGCAGGACGAACACCGGCTGCTGTCGCAGGTACTGGCCTTGCTGGCGGCCGCCGACGCGCTGCCGGACCGGCATCTCACGGGCTCGCTCGCCGAACTGGGCCTGACCGTGTCCCTGGACACCGCGGGAGCCACGCTCGACGCGCCCGCCGCCTCCGACGTGTGGTCGGCACTCGGCGGCGAGCTGAAGGCGTCCCTCGGCGTACGGGTGCGCGCGCCCCTCGCCGGGACGAGCAGGGCCGCCGCGCCGCCGGTCACCGAGGGGCTCGTGGTGCGTTCCGCGCAGGGACGGCGGGAGGGTGAGGACGGGGCTCCGGTGCCGGGGCGCCGGCTGCGGTACGACGGGGTGAGCGACCCGGGGCCCGAGGAGGGGTTCGCCGGTCCGCGCGAGCGGCGTCCGGCCCCCGCGCGCCGCCGCCGGGGAGGCCGCCAGCCGTGA
- a CDS encoding ABC transporter permease, which produces MSALTTAEPEAPASAPARPAYRVTGRRVLSSEWSKLWTLRSTWITLGLALLFLVAFGLIASARYKSNIDSGHHMDGDFAHSTAVSLSLFGTHFAQLALGVLGVLVTAGEYSTGMIRSTLAAVPRRLPVLWSKAAVYGLVALVVATLGAFVTFGIGSQIVSGTPAALGLSHAGVLRSLLGAGLYLGLVGVIGTALGALLRSVAGGISVLVATLMLIPGLISLLPSSWQDNISPYLPSNAGESIFALTHDSTTLSPTAGLLVFLGWTALALAGAAYRLVRSDV; this is translated from the coding sequence ATGAGCGCCCTGACCACCGCCGAGCCCGAGGCACCCGCCTCCGCTCCCGCCCGCCCCGCCTACCGGGTCACCGGCCGGCGCGTGCTCTCCTCGGAGTGGTCCAAGCTGTGGACGCTGCGGTCGACCTGGATCACCCTCGGGCTGGCCCTGCTGTTCCTGGTCGCGTTCGGGCTGATCGCCTCCGCCCGCTACAAGTCCAACATCGACTCGGGCCACCACATGGACGGTGACTTCGCCCACTCCACCGCCGTCAGCCTGTCCCTCTTCGGCACGCACTTCGCCCAGCTGGCCCTCGGCGTCCTCGGTGTGCTCGTCACGGCCGGGGAGTACTCGACCGGCATGATCAGGTCGACGCTCGCCGCCGTACCGCGCCGGCTGCCCGTGCTGTGGTCCAAGGCGGCCGTCTACGGGCTGGTCGCACTCGTCGTCGCGACCCTCGGCGCGTTCGTCACGTTCGGGATCGGGAGCCAGATCGTCTCCGGCACCCCCGCCGCCCTGGGCCTCTCCCACGCGGGAGTCCTGCGCAGCCTGCTGGGCGCCGGGCTCTACCTCGGCCTGGTCGGCGTGATCGGCACCGCACTCGGCGCGCTGCTGCGCTCCGTGGCCGGCGGGATCTCCGTGCTCGTGGCGACGCTGATGCTGATCCCCGGCCTGATCTCGCTCCTGCCCAGCTCCTGGCAGGACAACATCAGCCCCTACCTGCCGAGCAACGCCGGTGAGTCGATCTTCGCCCTGACGCACGACTCCACCACCCTCTCGCCGACGGCCGGTCTGCTGGTCTTCCTCGGCTGGACGGCACTCGCCCTGGCCGGAGCCGCGTACCGGCTGGTGCGCAGCGACGTGTGA
- a CDS encoding LacI family DNA-binding transcriptional regulator: MTASTADGSGPQRRSRRNFAGSRPVMDDVAKLAGVSKQTVSRVLNDHPAVRPETREAVLEAMRTLGYRPSRSARSLASGRSGMLGVISFDAARFGPASILTAINRAAQEAGYLVSSIALDTASRDTVVRALDRLSAEGAEGVIAIAPQRPVGAALAEAGLDRPMVVLENDPGQGPPRVTADSTAGARAATEYLLGLGHATVWHLAGPHGWTSAELRAASWRATLEAAGARVHEPLFGDWSADSGYALGRRLAERPEVTAVFASNDQMALGVLRAFHEAGRRVPDEVSVVGYDDIPEAAHFLPPLTTVRTDFAEIGTRSLRLLLDRIDGDTSARAASVVPVELVVRHSTGPAPARRPGPLSDPVGPRA; the protein is encoded by the coding sequence ATGACCGCATCCACCGCAGACGGCTCGGGACCCCAGCGGCGCAGCCGGCGCAACTTCGCGGGGAGCCGTCCCGTGATGGACGACGTGGCCAAACTGGCCGGGGTGTCCAAGCAGACCGTCTCCCGGGTGCTCAACGACCACCCGGCCGTGCGGCCGGAGACCCGTGAGGCGGTCCTGGAGGCGATGCGCACACTCGGCTACCGGCCCAGCCGCAGCGCGCGGTCGCTGGCCAGCGGGCGGTCAGGGATGCTCGGGGTGATCTCCTTCGACGCGGCCAGGTTCGGGCCCGCGTCGATCCTGACCGCCATCAACAGGGCGGCCCAGGAAGCCGGTTACCTGGTCAGCTCCATCGCTCTCGACACCGCCTCCCGGGACACGGTGGTACGCGCCCTGGACCGGCTCTCGGCCGAGGGCGCCGAGGGTGTCATCGCCATCGCCCCGCAGCGCCCGGTCGGCGCGGCACTGGCCGAGGCGGGGCTCGACAGGCCCATGGTGGTGCTGGAGAACGACCCGGGGCAGGGCCCCCCGCGTGTCACCGCGGACTCCACGGCCGGGGCGCGCGCCGCCACCGAGTATCTGCTCGGCCTCGGTCACGCCACCGTCTGGCACCTCGCGGGCCCGCACGGCTGGACCTCGGCCGAGCTGCGCGCGGCGAGCTGGCGGGCCACCCTGGAGGCCGCCGGTGCGCGGGTCCACGAGCCCCTCTTCGGTGACTGGAGCGCCGATTCCGGCTACGCGCTGGGCCGCCGGCTGGCCGAACGCCCCGAGGTCACAGCCGTGTTCGCGTCCAACGACCAGATGGCCCTCGGCGTCCTGCGGGCCTTCCACGAGGCCGGGCGCCGCGTCCCGGACGAGGTCAGCGTGGTGGGCTACGACGACATTCCCGAGGCCGCGCACTTCCTGCCGCCGCTGACCACCGTGCGCACGGACTTCGCCGAGATCGGCACCCGTTCCCTGCGCCTCCTGCTGGACCGCATCGACGGCGACACCTCGGCGCGGGCGGCGTCCGTCGTCCCCGTGGAACTCGTCGTCCGCCACAGCACCGGCCCGGCCCCGGCCCGCCGACCCGGCCCACTCTCCGATCCCGTCGGCCCGCGTGCGTAG
- a CDS encoding hydrolytic protein translates to MTPSAASSGPGAPGLDIPAVTVTPGGTAATNLTVRNDSDIVEAYTLEVVGDCAAWTTVEPARVSLYPGTSETVAIRLAPPRSPHVRAGDVPLGVRVLPAEHPESVTVPETTVHIEAFHELRTELLPRRRRGWLRGRYRLAVRNEGNTPARVSFSPEQPGEELKFGFTPAELALEPGESAETRLRVRTGKPVWFGKPVVWPFTVGVGDSTAEGEAERPGTAVRPPLEAEFVQIPVFPKWLLALLAALIALIVAWFALVRPAVRSAAKQAADEVVQPRPTPGGSQNGQSPGTGAGTGTGTGTGSRQGGQGANTAPGAGGDGPDGTVAGAGQQSSATIDVQTSGGVDKTGTYVVPKGKIFGITDIVVANFQGDEGVMTITFGDRKITTIALETFRNQDYHWVTPIKIPEDATVTMNVTCAKPGTPATGRQATQCHEVLNVSGVLSDVAR, encoded by the coding sequence GTGACGCCATCTGCAGCCTCTTCCGGACCCGGGGCGCCCGGCCTCGACATCCCCGCCGTGACGGTGACGCCGGGCGGTACCGCCGCCACGAACCTGACCGTCCGCAACGACAGCGACATCGTCGAGGCGTACACCCTGGAGGTCGTGGGCGACTGCGCGGCCTGGACCACCGTGGAACCCGCACGGGTCTCGCTCTACCCCGGGACCTCCGAGACGGTGGCCATCCGGCTGGCCCCGCCACGCTCCCCGCACGTGCGCGCGGGCGATGTGCCGCTGGGCGTACGGGTGTTGCCGGCCGAGCACCCCGAGTCCGTGACGGTGCCCGAGACCACCGTGCACATCGAGGCGTTCCACGAGCTGCGCACCGAACTGCTTCCCCGTCGTCGGCGCGGCTGGCTGCGCGGCCGCTACCGGCTGGCGGTGCGCAACGAGGGCAACACCCCGGCCCGGGTGAGCTTCAGTCCGGAACAGCCTGGCGAGGAGCTGAAGTTCGGCTTCACTCCCGCCGAACTGGCCCTGGAGCCCGGTGAGTCGGCGGAGACCCGGCTGCGGGTGCGCACCGGCAAACCGGTCTGGTTCGGCAAGCCGGTGGTCTGGCCATTCACGGTGGGCGTCGGCGACAGCACGGCGGAGGGGGAGGCCGAACGGCCCGGGACCGCCGTACGGCCGCCGCTGGAGGCCGAGTTCGTCCAGATCCCCGTCTTCCCGAAGTGGCTGCTGGCGCTGCTCGCGGCCCTGATCGCGCTGATCGTGGCCTGGTTCGCGCTGGTCCGCCCGGCGGTGCGCAGCGCCGCCAAGCAGGCGGCCGACGAGGTGGTCCAGCCCCGCCCGACCCCCGGCGGGAGCCAGAACGGGCAGTCCCCGGGGACCGGCGCCGGCACCGGCACGGGTACCGGCACCGGTTCCCGGCAGGGCGGCCAGGGCGCGAACACGGCACCGGGCGCCGGAGGCGACGGCCCCGACGGCACGGTGGCCGGAGCCGGGCAGCAGAGCTCGGCCACGATCGACGTACAGACATCGGGTGGGGTGGACAAGACCGGCACCTATGTGGTCCCCAAGGGCAAGATCTTCGGCATCACCGATATCGTCGTCGCCAATTTCCAGGGCGACGAGGGGGTCATGACCATCACCTTCGGCGACCGGAAGATCACCACGATCGCGCTGGAGACCTTCCGCAACCAGGACTACCACTGGGTCACCCCCATCAAGATCCCCGAGGACGCCACCGTCACCATGAACGTGACGTGCGCGAAGCCGGGGACACCGGCCACCGGCCGGCAGGCGACGCAGTGTCACGAGGTCCTGAACGTCAGTGGTGTGCTCAGCGACGTCGCACGGTGA
- a CDS encoding helix-turn-helix transcriptional regulator: MSGSVKENPLMAARTPRATNPPVTTHRAAPEERPHRVSVAVYAQDLVLRIGVVHQLRQRPEVELLDEAEADRARTSLVVVDAVDDDVIALLQRLQRNAGTRTGLVVGTFESAALQRVIECGVAAVLRRAEADQDRLLHLVLAMAKGEGVLPGDLLGKLLTHVGGLQRSALDPRGLTLSTLTAREADMLRLVAEGFDTTEIAQKTAYSERTVKNVLHEITTRLQLRNRAHAVGYALRNGLI; encoded by the coding sequence ATGTCCGGCTCCGTGAAGGAGAACCCGCTCATGGCCGCCCGCACACCCCGCGCGACCAATCCCCCCGTGACCACGCACCGAGCCGCCCCCGAGGAACGGCCACACCGGGTGTCCGTCGCGGTGTACGCCCAGGACCTGGTGCTGCGCATCGGTGTCGTCCACCAGCTGCGCCAGCGCCCGGAGGTGGAGCTTCTCGACGAGGCCGAGGCGGACCGGGCGCGGACGTCGCTCGTGGTCGTCGACGCCGTGGACGACGACGTCATAGCCCTGCTGCAACGGTTGCAGCGCAACGCCGGGACCCGCACCGGGCTCGTGGTCGGCACGTTCGAGTCCGCGGCGCTGCAGCGGGTGATCGAGTGCGGTGTCGCCGCGGTGCTGCGGCGCGCCGAGGCGGACCAGGACCGGCTGCTGCATCTGGTGCTCGCGATGGCCAAGGGCGAGGGGGTGCTCCCGGGTGACCTGCTGGGCAAGTTACTCACCCATGTGGGCGGTCTGCAGCGGTCGGCGCTCGATCCGCGCGGCCTGACCCTGTCCACGCTGACCGCACGCGAGGCGGACATGCTGCGTCTGGTGGCGGAGGGGTTCGACACCACCGAGATCGCGCAGAAGACCGCGTACTCCGAGCGGACCGTCAAGAATGTGCTGCACGAGATCACCACCCGGCTGCAACTGCGCAACCGCGCCCACGCGGTGGGCTACGCCCTGCGCAACGGACTGATCTGA
- a CDS encoding nuclear transport factor 2 family protein produces MSPRTTAAVIDLFNQAFVHHEPDLLDDLVGDGCVMEAIQPAPDGERVEGREACLAFWRTLAADRTTRFAPEDVTVAGDRATIRWRYHFGDGPHDSVRGVNLMHVENGRIVQALGYSKTGGEVPLATDGEAAAAGHSGS; encoded by the coding sequence ATGTCACCTCGTACGACCGCAGCAGTCATCGATCTGTTCAACCAGGCCTTCGTCCATCACGAGCCCGATCTGCTCGACGATCTCGTGGGCGACGGATGTGTCATGGAGGCGATCCAGCCGGCGCCGGACGGCGAACGCGTTGAGGGGCGGGAGGCGTGCCTCGCCTTCTGGCGGACGCTCGCGGCCGACCGCACCACCCGGTTCGCACCCGAGGACGTCACCGTCGCCGGCGACCGGGCGACGATCCGCTGGCGCTACCACTTCGGCGACGGCCCTCACGACTCCGTACGCGGCGTGAACCTGATGCACGTCGAGAACGGCCGGATCGTCCAGGCCCTGGGGTACAGCAAGACGGGCGGCGAAGTCCCTTTGGCCACCGACGGAGAGGCGGCTGCCGCAGGGCACTCGGGCAGCTGA
- a CDS encoding maleylpyruvate isomerase N-terminal domain-containing protein — protein MELFSRSWTALREAVAALADEDFERPSGCAGWLVRDLVCHLVIDAQDVLITLVTPATGAPTVDAVTYWKLVEPPTGEDPLDALIPRLAAAYGEPGLLRFHLDDVGSAAGRAAELADPAARVGTRDEVLTVGDYLSAYVVEWTLHHLDLIAHLPSAPDPPAETLAAARVSLEKIAGSGFPASLSDREALLIGTGRRAPTDAERETLGDFAEQLPFILG, from the coding sequence GTGGAGCTCTTCTCACGTTCCTGGACGGCGTTGCGCGAGGCGGTCGCCGCACTCGCCGACGAGGACTTCGAGCGGCCCTCCGGTTGTGCCGGCTGGCTGGTGCGGGACCTGGTCTGCCATCTGGTCATCGACGCCCAGGACGTGCTGATCACCCTGGTCACCCCCGCGACCGGCGCACCGACCGTGGACGCGGTCACCTACTGGAAGCTCGTCGAACCCCCGACCGGTGAGGATCCGCTCGACGCGCTGATCCCCCGGCTGGCCGCCGCCTACGGCGAGCCGGGGTTGCTGAGGTTCCATCTGGACGACGTCGGCTCCGCCGCGGGCCGCGCCGCCGAACTCGCCGATCCGGCCGCGCGTGTCGGCACCCGCGACGAGGTGCTGACCGTCGGCGACTACCTGTCCGCGTACGTCGTCGAATGGACCCTGCATCACCTCGACCTGATCGCCCATCTGCCGTCGGCCCCCGATCCCCCCGCCGAAACCCTCGCGGCGGCGCGCGTGTCACTGGAGAAGATCGCGGGATCCGGGTTCCCCGCCTCGCTCTCCGACAGGGAAGCACTGCTGATCGGCACGGGCCGGCGCGCACCGACCGACGCGGAGCGCGAGACGCTGGGCGACTTCGCGGAACAACTCCCCTTCATTCTCGGCTGA
- a CDS encoding MBL fold metallo-hydrolase, with protein MRLPEGWHVTERCTNCDVARQLAPGLIGEVDGRSAVLRQPSGEAEVRQLLAAAHACHTRAVRPVTGRLDSALDPFPLALDDAVLLCGHNSPHTAGANSYLLRRPDGTAMLVDTPRWSTALATRYEALGPVTDVLLTHRDHAAHGRRYADRLGARLWIHEGDLDAAPDADQVLRGTDPVEVADGVIAHPLPGHTKGSALFVADERYCFSGDSFYWSRGTGDIEVAESVTWYSIRELAASLARTAGRLRFEWLLPGHGDRRRLPADDMAERMRRLAARTRELRPRPVDFTAVRW; from the coding sequence ATGCGCTTACCAGAGGGCTGGCATGTGACCGAGCGATGCACGAACTGCGATGTCGCCCGGCAGCTGGCCCCCGGCCTGATCGGCGAGGTCGACGGCCGCTCGGCGGTGTTGCGCCAGCCGAGCGGCGAGGCCGAGGTGCGGCAGCTCCTCGCCGCCGCGCACGCCTGCCACACCCGCGCCGTCCGCCCTGTGACCGGACGGCTGGACTCGGCCCTGGACCCCTTCCCGCTGGCCCTGGACGACGCCGTGCTCCTGTGCGGGCACAACTCCCCGCACACCGCGGGCGCCAACTCCTATCTGCTGCGCCGGCCCGACGGCACCGCGATGCTGGTGGACACCCCGCGCTGGAGCACCGCGCTGGCCACGCGCTACGAGGCACTGGGCCCCGTCACCGACGTCCTGCTCACCCACCGCGACCACGCCGCGCACGGCCGCCGGTACGCCGACCGGCTGGGCGCCCGGCTCTGGATCCACGAGGGTGACCTCGACGCCGCTCCGGACGCCGACCAGGTGCTGCGCGGCACCGATCCGGTGGAGGTCGCCGACGGGGTGATCGCCCACCCGCTCCCGGGACACACCAAGGGCAGCGCGCTGTTCGTCGCGGACGAGCGGTACTGCTTCAGCGGCGACAGCTTCTACTGGTCACGCGGCACGGGGGACATCGAGGTGGCCGAGAGCGTCACCTGGTACTCCATCCGCGAACTGGCCGCCTCGCTGGCCCGGACCGCCGGCCGGCTGCGCTTCGAGTGGCTGCTGCCGGGCCACGGCGACCGGCGCCGGCTGCCCGCCGACGACATGGCCGAGCGGATGCGGCGGCTGGCGGCACGCACCCGCGAACTGCGGCCCCGGCCGGTCGACTTCACGGCGGTGCGCTGGTGA
- a CDS encoding ABC transporter ATP-binding protein gives MIEAQQLTKRYGEKTAVDGLDFTVKPGTVTGFLGPNGAGKSTTMRMIVGLDAPTSGSVTVNGHPYARHRAPLQEVGALLEAKSIHPGRSAYHHLRALALTHGIPRRRVDEVIDLAGLASVAKKRAGAFSLGMGQRLGIAAALLGDPQTVMLDEPVNGLDPEGVLWIRNLLKALADEGRTVFVSSHLMSEMALVADHLIIVGRGRLLADTTVPDLIREAGGDTVKVVTQDPARLRDVLAGPGVDITGRIGSEELQVTGLTPRQIGLAAAEHGIALFELTPRTVSLEEAFMNLTRDAVEYHGSTTATETLEAAGRPA, from the coding sequence ATGATCGAGGCACAGCAGCTGACCAAGAGGTACGGCGAGAAGACCGCCGTCGACGGGCTGGACTTCACCGTCAAGCCCGGCACCGTGACCGGCTTCCTGGGCCCCAACGGTGCCGGGAAGTCCACGACCATGCGCATGATCGTCGGGCTCGACGCCCCGACCAGCGGCTCCGTCACGGTCAACGGCCACCCCTACGCCCGGCACCGGGCGCCCCTGCAGGAGGTCGGGGCGCTCCTGGAGGCCAAGTCGATCCACCCGGGCCGCTCGGCCTACCACCATCTGCGCGCGCTCGCGCTGACCCACGGGATCCCCCGGCGCCGGGTCGACGAGGTCATCGACCTCGCGGGCCTCGCCAGCGTGGCGAAGAAGCGTGCCGGGGCCTTCTCCCTGGGCATGGGCCAGCGGCTCGGCATCGCGGCCGCCCTGCTCGGCGACCCCCAGACGGTGATGCTGGACGAGCCGGTCAACGGGCTGGACCCGGAGGGCGTGCTCTGGATCCGCAACCTGCTCAAGGCGCTCGCCGACGAGGGCCGTACCGTCTTCGTCTCCTCCCACCTGATGAGCGAGATGGCACTGGTCGCCGACCACCTCATCATCGTGGGGCGCGGCCGGCTGCTGGCCGACACCACTGTGCCGGACCTCATCCGTGAGGCCGGCGGCGACACCGTGAAGGTCGTCACGCAGGACCCCGCGCGGCTGCGGGACGTGCTCGCCGGGCCCGGTGTCGACATCACCGGACGGATCGGCTCGGAGGAACTCCAGGTCACCGGGCTGACCCCCCGTCAGATCGGACTGGCGGCGGCCGAGCACGGCATCGCGCTGTTCGAGCTGACCCCGCGGACGGTCTCGCTGGAGGAAGCCTTCATGAACCTGACCAGGGACGCCGTCGAATACCACGGCTCCACGACCGCCACCGAGACCCTGGAAGCCGCCGGGAGGCCCGCATGA
- a CDS encoding TetR/AcrR family transcriptional regulator translates to MKPGPRDRLLEAAQQLTYRHGVAVGVDTLLKSANVARRSLYEHFGGKDGLIAEVLRRSAAEDEAGYERTMGAAGEDPRERLLAIFDQLGTVITEPDFRGCRYLAADLALADPDHPAHAVTRDYRARVTRLLAAELVRLGHPRPARAADQLLLLIDGVMAAGATRPGTDPAAAARELAERILAERE, encoded by the coding sequence ATGAAGCCGGGACCGCGTGATCGCCTGCTGGAGGCGGCGCAGCAGCTGACCTACCGTCATGGCGTCGCAGTGGGCGTGGACACACTGCTCAAGAGCGCGAACGTGGCCCGCAGGTCGCTGTACGAGCACTTCGGCGGCAAGGACGGCCTGATCGCGGAGGTGCTGCGGCGCAGCGCCGCCGAGGACGAGGCGGGCTACGAACGAACCATGGGGGCCGCGGGAGAGGATCCGCGCGAGCGTCTGCTGGCGATCTTCGACCAGCTCGGCACCGTCATCACGGAGCCGGACTTCCGGGGCTGCCGTTATCTCGCCGCCGACCTGGCCCTGGCCGACCCCGACCATCCTGCCCACGCCGTCACCCGCGACTACCGCGCGCGCGTGACCCGGCTTCTCGCGGCCGAACTGGTCCGGCTCGGCCATCCCCGGCCTGCGCGGGCCGCCGACCAGCTGCTGCTCCTCATCGACGGAGTCATGGCGGCCGGCGCCACCCGCCCCGGTACCGACCCGGCCGCGGCCGCCCGTGAACTCGCGGAGCGGATCCTGGCGGAGCGGGAGTGA
- a CDS encoding MFS transporter, translating into MSEPSTRPCDTGTRAASAAPEAPVFSPAAVVASCVGFVLIGVLQALYGPSIPAFRREFGLSPAAAGLGLSAHFVGGVAGVLLFDRLYGRLGNRQILGASYLLMAVGAAGFAWAPNWPVALATALLGGLGFGGIDYGLNQLFAVGFGHRSTAMLNVLNAHFGIGAILGPALVGTVGAGHYPAIFLGFALVNLPLLLCLKGVRDRAPQPSDAAGDAGGGQALVRGLASVLAVFVALYVLHVGIEAGVGGWEPTHLETVGYGAGTAATATSVYWLMMTVGRFLVAPIALRFSPQAIITVSCAGMTCCLLLASVAGLAPYAYAGVGLFIAPVFPTGLPWLHRTAPRARRAGAMVIAASMVGGVAAGPALGKAIECSGVRAVPLLLGAVSALCLAATRWLIRATRPR; encoded by the coding sequence ATGAGCGAACCATCGACCCGGCCGTGCGACACGGGCACCCGTGCGGCCTCCGCCGCCCCCGAGGCGCCCGTCTTCAGCCCGGCGGCCGTGGTCGCCTCGTGCGTCGGCTTCGTGCTGATCGGCGTGCTCCAGGCGCTCTACGGGCCGTCGATCCCGGCTTTCCGCCGCGAGTTCGGGCTCAGCCCCGCGGCCGCCGGCCTCGGACTGAGCGCCCATTTCGTCGGCGGTGTGGCGGGCGTGCTGCTCTTCGACCGGCTGTACGGGCGGCTCGGCAACCGGCAGATCCTCGGTGCCTCCTACCTGCTGATGGCCGTCGGCGCGGCGGGCTTCGCCTGGGCCCCGAACTGGCCCGTGGCGCTGGCCACCGCGCTGCTCGGCGGGCTGGGCTTCGGCGGCATCGACTACGGCCTCAATCAGCTGTTCGCGGTCGGTTTCGGACACCGCTCGACGGCCATGCTGAACGTCCTCAACGCGCACTTCGGCATCGGCGCGATCCTCGGCCCCGCGCTGGTCGGCACGGTCGGCGCCGGGCACTACCCGGCGATCTTCCTCGGCTTCGCGCTGGTCAACCTGCCGTTGCTGCTGTGCCTGAAGGGCGTACGGGACCGTGCCCCGCAGCCGTCGGACGCCGCCGGGGACGCCGGCGGCGGACAGGCGCTCGTCCGCGGCCTGGCATCGGTGCTCGCGGTGTTCGTCGCCCTCTACGTGCTGCACGTCGGCATCGAGGCGGGCGTCGGCGGCTGGGAGCCCACCCATCTGGAGACCGTCGGCTACGGCGCCGGGACCGCGGCGACGGCTACCTCCGTGTACTGGCTGATGATGACCGTCGGCCGGTTCCTCGTCGCACCCATCGCGCTCCGGTTCAGCCCGCAGGCCATCATCACCGTCTCCTGCGCGGGCATGACCTGCTGTCTGCTGCTGGCCTCCGTGGCGGGGCTCGCCCCCTACGCGTACGCCGGTGTCGGCCTGTTCATCGCGCCCGTCTTCCCCACCGGACTGCCCTGGCTGCACCGCACGGCCCCCCGGGCCCGCCGGGCGGGGGCGATGGTCATCGCCGCGTCCATGGTGGGCGGGGTCGCGGCCGGGCCGGCGCTCGGCAAGGCCATCGAGTGCTCCGGCGTCCGCGCCGTACCCCTTCTGCTGGGCGCCGTCTCGGCCCTGTGCCTGGCCGCCACCCGCTGGCTGATCCGCGCCACCCGCCCGCGCTGA